The Legionellales bacterium genome contains the following window.
CTCCAAGCACAGCTACCGTTAATACTAGGGATTGCTTGGTTTTTTCGAGCGTGCGTTCTTTATAAAAAGCTTCTAACTTCGAACCTTTAGGTGCGCGCCAATAACGGTATAGATTGGAAAACATCATGAAAATATTACGCGCAGCATCAATACATAATGCGGTCATAAAAAAGATAGGTGTTAATGGTGATAATGCTACAAATGAAATGCCAATAGCCCCGGCGATAAAGCCAAATTTTAAAACGGCAGCGGTTAAGCCTAAAACAGCACCTAGGTTTTTATTTTTTTTCAAGTAAAAATAGCGCATTTCAATGGCCAGGATCGCAACTTCAATAATACCCGCGGTGAGAAAGAAACCTTTACCAATCAAGCCATGATGAAAAGTATCTAAATCGTATTCGTATTTATCAAAGAGAGATTTCTTTATTCCTTCAAATAGAAATTTGGTGAAAATCGCGGTGAAAATGGTCGATAATACTATTTCCATATTGGTTGTAAATTTCATCCACAACCAGGCCAGTGCGCGAAAAAACCGATTATTGTTTTCTTTTTCATTATTTTGTATTGTTGTAGAGTTTGTATTTTCTGACATGATTCAATTCCCGATTTAATCGTTAACTGCTGGCGGAGGAGCTAAACAGTATTGATACTTAGTACTTAATGTACACTAAAGACCTTGTGTTGTGAAATTACCCTTTCTTATCGAGGCCATAAGTGGCTCTTATGTGGCGGGGTTGGAGCGCAGCCGTAGCCTGGAACGGAGCGTCGCCTGGAACGGAGCGAGCCGTAGCCTGGAACGAAGCGCAGCGAAGATCCAGGATCCAGAGCTTCTTTAAAACTCCGATCCTGGATCTCCGCTGCGCTTCGTTCCAGGCTACCTTAGCGCTCCGATCCAGACTTGAGATCTTCTTAATGCGAATTAACCGCGTGAGTTTGTGTGGGTAAATAATCGATGCGGGCTTGCACCATAACGCCTAAATCGCGGTATTTTTTATCGAGTAATGTCACTGAAAAATCGCTATTTAATGGCTTAAGATAAGTATCTTCACCATCGATTAAAATTTGTTTGAAAGTGGCTTGTTTGTGGCCTTCGATATGAACCACGGCGTAGTCGCGATCTTTAGGTTTATAAGCCGGATCGATAACAATCAGCGTACCTTCTGGAAAACGTGGCAACATGGTGGAATCTTTAACGACTAAGGCAAATGCATTATCGCTCACGCTTAAATCGGTGGGGACATGTTGGGTGATTTCTTCGTCGGCTACTTTAGGCCATTGCGCAGCTTGCTCCCAGTTCAGCAAAGGGACTTGCACCCAGGCGCGAACGGTTTGAGCATAGGAGCCTTCGACTAAACCCTTGGGTAATGGTTCATCACCGATAAGTTGATTAATAGAAAGATTAAAATAAAGTGCGACGGGGCGGAGGGTTTCAATTTTAGGATTGCTGGTTTCGCCAGAGACCATGCGGTGAATAACGGGTTGGCCAATGCCCGTTTGACGCGACAGTTCAGATTCGGATAAGCGGCGGCTTTTCATTAATGCTCTGAGCACAGTGCTTAAATTGGATGTGTTTTGTGTAGTCATAACGTTCTCTCTGTGTGTGATTAATTTACGCCATTATATCATTTATATTATGTAAGTAAACATCATTTATTCAAAATAAAACGTTTAATTTTAATCAACATACAAAATTAATTCTTTAAACGCATAAATATTCTTTGACGTATTAATATTTATGTGTTAACTTCAAACCCAGCAGTGAATTATAGAAATTTATGTTATTGAAATCAGTTGGGGGAAAAGTAAGATGAAGATAAATCAACCTATCATGAATAAAGTGATTCCAACCAGTCCGCAAGTTCTGATAGCGGAACTCTTAAGCTTGCGTCAATATAGCATGAGTCGGTTGGCCAATGAGCTTTGCATTTCAAAAGCCTCGATCAGTCGTTTAATGAATGGCAGTATCAAACAACCTCATAATGCCACTTACCAAAAATTATTATCATTGTATTGTTCGGTATTTTGTAATAATCCTTCCATCACCCAGGCGCTGGAGCACGAGCACTAAACGTCTAGCACAACTTTT
Protein-coding sequences here:
- a CDS encoding helix-turn-helix domain-containing protein, producing MTTQNTSNLSTVLRALMKSRRLSESELSRQTGIGQPVIHRMVSGETSNPKIETLRPVALYFNLSINQLIGDEPLPKGLVEGSYAQTVRAWVQVPLLNWEQAAQWPKVADEEITQHVPTDLSVSDNAFALVVKDSTMLPRFPEGTLIVIDPAYKPKDRDYAVVHIEGHKQATFKQILIDGEDTYLKPLNSDFSVTLLDKKYRDLGVMVQARIDYLPTQTHAVNSH
- a CDS encoding helix-turn-helix transcriptional regulator; amino-acid sequence: MKINQPIMNKVIPTSPQVLIAELLSLRQYSMSRLANELCISKASISRLMNGSIKQPHNATYQKLLSLYCSVFCNNPSITQALEHEH